Sequence from the Leptidea sinapis chromosome 43, ilLepSina1.1, whole genome shotgun sequence genome:
tgaaatattaatattataagcttGGTAACAATAAGAATAACACACAGAGTACCTTGTACCTAGCTGGCTTTGTTACTTTGCATTTATTGTGTGTCTGTGCAATCGTCTTATGCAATACttaataatactattaaaataggcaataatttacataaacattattatagaaataaaattaccGTCGCCGTCGTTACGAGCgtaattgaagtgccgctcataatttttgggtttttcaaaaatcctgagcggcactgcattataatgggcagggcgtactatcagctgaatatcctgcgtatctcgtcccttattgtcataaaaaaagattttgtaATGTGGaaaaattattgagttttattttttccACCGTTTTAGGAACTTAACTCATTTGCAAAAAATCGCCCCTTTAAAATGCAATACCAAGGacaaagtcaaaatatctttattcattgaaatcatatttgatcattttgaatcgtcaatttatggtttcttataataataaatctacataatgtagtttataaaaataatacatatataatactctagaaaattataatattttgttttattaaaacagagTTAGAGCAAGTTCATTCCCAAGCATATTTATCATCTAAGTACtccgttattttatagtaagcttttttataaagttttcctgtaattgaatttttaaatttgtttactgGCAGATTAAGCATATTACTTGGGAGTTTGAGTATACATTgccctttaaatgatttatcaacTTGATGGAGCCTGGTAGTGGTAACAGCGAGTTTATCTTTATTCCTAGTATTAAACTTATGACTATCgctatttttcttaaacaagttaatattcctgtgcacatacatcagattttcataaaatatatattgacaagtgacggtcattatacttatctctttaaatttttcacggaGTGATTCTTTGGGGCCCATGCACgaacagccctcttctgcagcacttCCCCATAGCAGtataccataagacataatGCTTGCCATTTGATAATATTACtggtacatttattattgttgagGTGCAATTctattctaaattcaaattttaggcATAGTCGGACTTTAACAAATATTGCAGTTAATTACGTACCGTGGCGGTAATCTTTGATAGTTCGTTAATACGAACTACGTTAATActctaaataatttttagataattattgtcCTATTTCCTAGAACCAGGCATTGAAAAATCGCAAATCTTCTTATGTCGACCTCAAAAAAACTCAAGTGCAAACCAGCTTATGGAATGTCAGGAGGAGGATTCTCGCTGCCAGTATATGTAGTCATCGTCCGGACCGTGGCCATAAATTACTCCGCGAGCACAAAGTTGCTAGACTGAGCTTCGCTCGAAATTGTGCGACGTGGACTCAAGAGGACTAGGGTAGAGTATTATTCTTAGATGAAGTAAGAATAATACTATAATTTACGGTGAGGACCGACGTTGGCAAGACGTACGGCGACGGAGTATTGCGAAGGCAAGTGGAACGCTTCGCATAAGTTTGCtttgaataaataactttatgGTGGAGGCTCAGTTATGTTTTAGGCAGCGATTAATATATTACACGGTACGGAGTTATTCTTCATAGAAAACGGCACTTTGAATGCACACCGGTACATATCACAAGTCCAAATTCCTTACGTACAACCCGCATTAACGGTACTTGGATCATTTATATGGACGATAATGCGTATATTCAAGACGTAGGGATTCGTCGTTCGGATTAACCAGCTCGAAGTCCCGACCTCAATCCCATAGAGCACATTTGGCATGTTCTAAAACGAATCGGTGCAGCCCGCTCTGCAAAACATCAGGGAGCTAAGGAATGTAATTACTGCGTAGTGGGAGCGTTTTAcacaagaaacaattaagaatagCATCGATAGCATGCCCGGACGAACACAAGCTGTTATTTTAGCAAAAGAGGGCCATATGCGTAATtgaacttttaatttttttttaaacttaaatttttagcCTGCATTTTATTTAATGCAAAAGATACACAACTAGCTGTTTAGACtcatataaatgaattaaaaacaaatgtgttacagaattcaaaagaattgtaataattaatcatGATCTAAGTGATACCACAGATGAACGGAGacactgccctcaggctattaaaataataaatttgattataacgaaagtttataaaaaaaaaaaagctcgctgaatGTCTGCGCCCCTTTTTTCTCTTGTTTAGACCGACATACAtttttgaatgagtggtagtttctgccgttaaataaatgatttcaaacgctatttcgaataaaaatatttggaattaaATTTGAATCTAACCTTTTATCATTTTCTATAACTTGTCAGTGTATTATTCCATACAACGTAATCTAtctatttattaacaattttttttatgacaataagggacgagacgagccagacgttcagctgatggtatttggtatttacaatgcagtgccgttcaggattcttgaaaaatccaaaaatttctgagcggctctacaattgcgctcgtcaacctGAGACATgacaatatgttaagtctcaattgcctagttatttcactagcttcaagcccaaatacaataatgctcacacattaccttcttgcttcacggcaggaaaagccggcatcccgtgcaaaggagcctcctactggaatatgcccttagtcgcctcttacgacacacTGGGGCTTAGtcatttactatttttttatgccccggggacaCACATGTATTTACATCGCATAGAGTATTAGTAATCATTCGGTGAACGtttgataatttgaaattaattgtaCTTGTAGCGTGTCAAATGAGTGGTGTTACAATTTGGGACGTCCCGATTCAAGAGAGCATATTAGATACGTTTGAAGGAACATTCTTCAACAGATCTACAACAAATATTCGAGGTATGATTAATCATTATCCTAAACTAATAGATATAAcagaacaaaattataattttgtgtatttttgtttgtaataaacttcaaaatttttCGACCGATTTAAAAACTCATTCACCAGTTAGATTGGTGTATTATTACTGTGTATTTTGAAAGGATACCTTCAGTAAAATGACACTAAAAGATACAATTGTGTAAAAAAGATAAACAACGTAACCGAACTTGGTTTGTAAATCTTTGCCGTTAAAAAGAGCaagaatttcaataataaaaatggttgttttgtattatttattaaagaatataataatattctttaatttatcAACTTTTCTAACTTCAAAACGcgtgtatatattataactaaattttAACCATTTCGTTTGTAGCCGCGAACACACGTGCGACTAAAATACGTTTTCTGATGTACATTGTAACATACAAGCAAAGTTATTGTGTTACATGTCACACGTCTGAACGCggctttaaatattattttttttaaaatcacaTTTTATTGGCAAGCGTTTTGATGTAATGACCCTGGTGGGTTGGACACGACGCGACTTGCGTCAAcattctggctccttctcatgtccaagttaagtcagttggtgctggggctgctgcttcgactgccgaagacagctaGCGttgcatataatatgttggtctcagttaGTCATCTTTGtgtcgtttggtgtcgagacacttggaaacccaagcgctggcagctatttccgTCAACGGAGCAGCCTAGCTATCTAACCccgaaatgctgccagtattcttggtacgctttccCGAAATGATACTTTTATTTGAATGTAATcatagaaatgtaaataaagttataagatttgttttccttgaataaatctatataatattatatacatgagATATCCACCTATATTTTTACTCATCAGGATATCTCTGGAACcgtaaggcgtagagacttgaaattctTTTCGCCGAGTTGAAGttagctaagaacggattttacgaaattccacccggaggagtatttttaaaaaagaacgaaacaacgtctgtcgtgtcagctagatatatatatatatacttaatatttattacacgtTGGTAAATAACCACCGGTTTCTTAATTGCGctaaaatgtttttcttttttaggCATTAGCACCATCTTTTATCGCGAGGGTTTAAATCGTGGGCCATACCTAACAGTCTCATTAGTTGATTCTGAATTTACGATAAGTACGAATGACGCATTTAAGGATTACGAAGAATATGAGACGGTGGGGTCAATGGGAGTGACTGTCACTTTTATATGTGATGGTGGCGGTTCAACAACAACCTTGGTAACTTTAGTTCCACACACAAACAGGTCAAAAGAAGACATTCATATATTatgaaacataatataacatagaCAAGGCGCGCTCagctttttgttattttcagaGGATGAATGtacagtaaataaattatttgtattatttgtatattaattgtatttggGAATAATTTGATCCAAGGTAACGGTAATAGGGAATAGAAAGAGAACCCAGCTGAGTGGTAATAATAAATCACTGCACCAACATCAATAATTAGTGTTCATTCGCTCGTGTAAAGACGCCTCTAgcttttaaattctttaaatgCAATATAATTGCAAAACTTATGTGGCACAAGCGGGTACATCAAGTAGTTGGCAAAGCTGATTGCTGATGAGGCCGGAAGGTTATGGAGTTGTAGCAACATACCTCCCGGAAGGTACTACAACGACCTGGTCGTAGCAGACCACTGGTTAGGGAAGGCGCATGACCGGATCGTCGTATCGATTTTTGAGAGTAGATGAAGCTTCGCCTGGCTCCGACGTAAGCATATTTCAGCTGGAATGATAATACTATATTGATTATTgctttctatttataattttaaattaaaacttgaaattaaaatttattatttagttttttttatgaatgaaaaaatttaattgtttttgaaataaatttatttatttttatttaataaaactttacaatATTTAGAAGAAGTAATAcaatcaacataatataatattcatccCTTTCGAATTACAATGTGAAGACTACACCAACAATCGACTCCAAGTGTCACGGGGGCTTCTGAAGACCAgggttgtgttggtgtcttcacTGCAGTGCACGGCACTGACCAACAATGTACTGAGTCagttagcagggaatcacgcgccgcacagttctttttttttatattaatcatattttgtattatctaatttaatatattattttaagattttatttaatattgtaaattggagGTGTTGTGTGTTTCTCGTTGCTAATAACGTGTTttcttttctattaaaaaatatgctgaagtaaaaaaaaattataacaaaatcaaatacatacaaaatttcCTTGATTATCATCGAAACAAGCCAACTTTGTTTAGCTGCACTAGCATGGTCTAAGTGTATCATTGGTTTTAAGTACTCATATAATATGTCTTATGTCGTCGACGATTATGTCTTCATaccaattttaaatgaatataactaatataaaattatttggaaAAATTAAATGGTGATGAATTTAATTTCAGGTTGTAGGCGTGGATATTGTTGACACTAATAATAACGCTCCACGGTTTCTGCCATCAGATAATTATGAGTTCTATGTATTTCCACCGGTTCCACCAGGATATGCAATTAGTGGTTGTGACAGCGTCATTACCGTCAGAGATATCGACTTGACAACACACAGGATTGACTTCGCTATAGAGGAGAATCCCTatgtagaaatattttatgacaCATCTTCATCCACCCCTAAAGAATTCAACGCTATACTGAGGTCCAAGACATTAATCAGATCACTATCTGAACCATTAATGTTGACAATTACAGGGACAGTAAGTGAACCATGCTACACTTATTCTTTACAATTCcatttagttatatttttttctgtcgTTAAGAAGTAGTgtgcattattattatatttctgggccatttttatatttatattattactgggCCAACGAGATGCGCAATTCCGATgttgttatagttatttatgcaactgttgtgtaataaggggtattaaaacacgaatgtggatttatctcatgaggcgaagccgagtgtgataatagtatcacatgagtgttttaatacctaattttcaacagttgcataaaagactataaaaatatcgaagaaaattagcggggattcgaataacgaaaatgttctttttttgaaattcatacatataccacgcatcgagcaataagaatggcTGTCTGttatgaagggattgaaaaaaaataggagtgttgttatgaaattcagtacaatattgcaacactcgtttggatgatgtaatggttaataGAACATTATGTTCATTGtgtaactgtttcagaatctttaatggaggatttaaagcatgggtgtagataaaaaatattacatttatccaGAATTGAGGACCTGTATTGTAATGTGTCGGACCTGTCAGTTTACATTTGTGTAACGTTGTTCTCGTCTTCAACTAACTAAAAACGTATATTCATAAAATTGCAtgctattacataaaataagttACAACAAATATTTGTCCGAGCATAAGGCAccgaaataaaattaagaaacgGTCGACTAGAAAATTACTAAAAGTTAGAAAACACCgaagtaagtaagtagtaagTGGTTGACCATCTATTTGTCGTGTCaccattattttaaaacatcaaaaCACGCTTCGTCGTGATAGTGACTAGCCCAGCCGAACAAACAAACTACAGCATAACATAGTTAATCGTCATATACTGGAAATTCTCTGggaaactatttattattatagccCATGGAGTTTTCCCTACTCAGAGCTAGGATTGTCTGTCACATTACACCCTCGCAGATTTTTGCAGGTATACCTATTattgatacatatatataattatcagCGTTCTTCTGATCACAGGACGTTGATGAAACTGGGGACCCCCCACTTACTACTACTGCTTCAATCAGAATAGAAGCAGACAGTCAGTTCAGATTACCAGATGAATTACTATTTTcaaaaccattttatttattggaataTTCAGAAGAACACGTGATTTTAATGAATGAAACTATACACTTGGTGCAAGGTTATGATGAAGAAGTAACATTTGATTACGATGGGGGTATGtttaaacaaaaactttttttttttttggaataaatttttttttttttcatcataaataaatgaaatagccCTTAAATTGCAGGAAGAATTTAACCAAATTAcacaaaaactaaaatataaattgtaatttgttaatagctaaatgaattattttatagaacATAATGAATTCAATGCGGTGTATTGGTCATTACACTCGATGTGGCGTTATCATTATGATACGGGAAGCGAATGTGTCTCGCGatttttattcatcataattcaAGAAGTGTATTCAGAAATCTAAAAGTATGTAACTTTAATGTACAATATACCCAAGtctattttgatattaaaatattcaatgtgTCAAAATTTTAGTTGTCCATTGCTTAAATATCGCAAGTTCGGGTGGTATATTTGAAGATCTGCGCGATTTATTGGAGCTCCCGCAGGGTTCTATCAATGAGTATTATTTGACGTGTAGTATTATATTGCTTATGCCAGCTGACAGGCGGAACCGTATTTAGTAACCAGTTTAATCTCTTATATTTTGCTTACATACTAATAACTTGCAATAAGATACAAACTTCACATTTCTGATTTTTCAACACACTAAAtcaatttaagcaatatgaaaaatatcaataaaaaaattaatgtaaaaagaaactaaaatgCTGAAAAGAAATAACTTATGCATCCCTTTAATCTATCGATTGTAGTACTTAAGTGTATTTcacaaaaatgtataattttcatcaaaGCCTTCAATCGAAGCCTTCACTAAACTGGTATTGGAACTTCAATCTGATTATATTAATTGGAGTAGGTACTATTGAAATACAAGAAAATTCATGATGATAACAAGAGCAATTATTTCAGACTATTATAACAATTTCGAATTGGATGTTAATGGTAATGATTTATcatttaaagtgatatctccTCTACCTGTTGAAGTATTTAATGAACGACATTTGTTCTTAAGTATCAAAGCGGAAAGGGAATTTACAAGTGGGGCTGTCGCAACTGTAATTCTACAATTACCGGCAGGTAAACTCTTGTATGCAGACTTATTTATGATATAAAGTGTacactaatttaattaattagcaCCTTAgactttatattatacattttgaaTTTCTTTGCTTTTAATAAACGAAAACCACattcattgtttttgtttacTGCACTGAGAACCGTTCTGTGCTTCATTATTGTGATTGTAAGCGTCTGGTAATTACAAGAATGATgttgaaagaaaaatttaaatggaATTCGAATTAAAAACTCTGTTGTTTTAATTTCAGCAATGTTCTCTGTTGtgtcattatatttattgttacttTCAATTGCCCTATATTACAACAGCTAAAATTAAtcattgttacttttgtgttaatgAAAGTTCACATATTGTATATGTGCTATGTTTTCGTTTTTTTCACTTCCTTGCAGCTAGAGTGATAACTTTTAAAGAATCACATTGGACAGGAGCTTACAGTGAAGCATATGatgaagaattatttttaatataatatgcggTAAGTCAAAATAtgatcattatttaatttttatgtgaaactgacttaattttatttatatttcacggAACTGGTCCAAGTTTGCAAACTTTTTAACTGTAAGGAActaatacatatatacttgAACTAAATGACATCAATTATACCTGaagaaatttcaaaaaatcttaTGTGAACAGTAGTGATGTATTTTCCTAAACAATAATCATTTTAGAAATTATAGGACCTGATTTAATCACACCACTTTTCGGTCAAGACAGTTTCGACGGATGTAATGATTCTTATATTAATATCGAAATCATAAATGTGATTCAagaatttgatgaaattaataCTTTAATTTGATGAATTTTTGTAATAGCAGTTTCAGTCAGTGAAACTTTAAtgttaaatacattataaatataatagttatatttatatatagctaTATTTTCTTTCAGACATTCATTTTCAGACTTTCATActcatttattcaattatagttatattatcaGTATTCTAATTTCGTTAAACACATCTATACCtcacgcccacattctcttgcaacaccagaggaatcacaagagagttgccggcctttaaggaatgtgtacgcgctttttttgaaggaacccatgtcgtatcgtcccgatatcaccgcacaaggaagctcattccacagctttgtagtacgaggaagaaagctccttaaaaaccgcactgtggaggaccaccacacatccagatggtggggataatatcctaacttatggcgagtcgtgcgaaggtggaattcggtggtaggaatcaggttaaacagctcttcggaacactgtccatgataaatgcggtagaagacacacaattaagcgacatccctacgcaactccaagtgatccagccgttcacagagcactgggtccccgacaattcaagctgctctgcattgcacgcggtcaaatggatcgagctgatagtggggtgcgccagaccagagatgacaccAATACTCCAGCGCCGGTGTTACCGGACATGCGCTTTGTAGACCgcaagaatgtgggccggcttgaagtattgccgtgctctattaatgacgcccagcttcttcgaagccaattccctccagatggccacggaattggcaatcgctcgagatttcgagacccagtattccgatactaggcgaggcttgaagggaagtattgtcgaagagcggtgatacgacaaaagtgttttttttgtggtaaacgcgtaaacttgagtcttctgtgggttaaattggacaaggttcaatttatcccattccacgaccttctcgagagaagactcgatagaagacacaagtttctcccggcactggtcgacgatttcccgagagagacctgcatggccagtgtatacggcatcaccagtgctatcgtctgcatagcaatgtatgttggaggtgtcgaatattgcattgatatgcagaagaaacagcgtgggagataggtCACagtcttggggcactccagcgttcacgggcttgggattcgagcaatagccgtcgataacgacctgtatgctgcgcccagtgaggatcctggaggtccacttgcataagctcacgggaagcccaaatgatggaagttttgagaggagtgcctcgtgccatacacgatcaaaggcctacGCCATATCCAGGCCAACTACCAGGCCTTCCCCcgtgctttcaatagccgccacccatctatgtgttaggtataccataagatcgccagtcgaccgaccatggcgaaagccgtactgccggtcattgatcaactagtgaccctcaaggtataccaagagctggcggttaattatgcacTTCATGATTTTGAAgggcagggaggtaatagcaataggcctgtagtttgcctgatgcgaactgtctccttttttttggatcggatggacaagggctgacttccatgagtcagggactacgccttttgaataagagtgccggaataaacgcgttagcaccggcgtcaactcaggggaaCATGTTCTatgcacgattggagaaatgccatccggcccgctggacttcctgacgtccatcgacaacagagctcgccgaactgtacttcaggcatgaagctctgacaccgcgggatgtttttccgttgtcatcaagagtcaagttggaggcaaaaagagtgcacaggagatcggctttctcttttgccgtatgggccagggtgtcattccacATGTGCatcggcggcatggacggctggttgaagttaccaagagcaaaATCTACGcagagccagagagtagacaggttcctaccctcaaaattgccgagacggtgacagcagaATTCCTCCCTAACGTATACACATACctcggcatgaggcaaaaaattatgctcaatcttgtacccggggtacgttaaatatgtcgtatcgctaggtcgagaaatctgcgtctccgtaaggaccAACAAGgctggctgcgccgtctcaaggtggtggtggacggcgtttaaattagagtgaattcccctgatgttacaaaagtccacattaagcgtgcagcggggtgccgtggtgttgctgccctgtttgtccgg
This genomic interval carries:
- the LOC126977115 gene encoding uncharacterized protein LOC126977115; this encodes MKQRNLNIVLLIVVLSLLHKNNACQMSGVTIWDVPIQESILDTFEGTFFNRSTTNIRGISTIFYREGLNRGPYLTVSLVDSEFTISTNDAFKDYEEYETVGSMGVTVTFICDGGGSTTTLVVGVDIVDTNNNAPRFLPSDNYEFYVFPPVPPGYAISGCDSVITVRDIDLTTHRIDFAIEENPYVEIFYDTSSSTPKEFNAILRSKTLIRSLSEPLMLTITGTDVDETGDPPLTTTASIRIEADSQFRLPDELLFSKPFYLLEYSEEHVILMNETIHLVQGYDEEVTFDYDGDYYNNFELDVNGNDLSFKVISPLPVEVFNERHLFLSIKAEREFTSGAVATVILQLPAARVITFKESHWTGAYSEAYDEELFLI